In Euwallacea fornicatus isolate EFF26 chromosome 6, ASM4011564v1, whole genome shotgun sequence, the DNA window aaacttgagaAATACCCACAAAATAAAgcaggtaattaaaaaatatgtaatgagACAGCAATTGcgcaaaaattatgtttttcttcatttgtgTCTGCGGTATTTgtagttatttatatttaattctattttctCTATCCGTAATGATCAGCTATAAACAATAATACGCCTGGAAAGCACatttgcacataaatttctattttgtatTCTTGTTccatatttcatatttattgtACCTACAACTTCTGCGTAAATGCtagaaacttgaaaattaGAGCTTTAGTGAAGCGGGTCCTTAATTTTGAGCTAAGCTACAGGTATCTCTCCTCATAATTTACAACGGCTTAAACTGTTGAGCAGCTAATACACTTTTAGAATCAAAATGCGCTTATTTTGATATATGTCTGAACGTTGTATACATGatctttcatttaaatgcCCAAGCATTTAGCATAaaaaaagaagtaaaatttttaatttctttttctgatGCTGGAACTAGACTTGTTTacttataactttttaaataaaatcgagtAATACGTTTCTGTTCGCTTCTAAAgttgaaagttaaatttgaatggaaatttttcttaatttcaatttttcaccGATCGAAAACTCTTTTGACTCTGTTCCAGTTGTCcgaaaaaatgtatgaaattatttgattaatttttaaaggttaaaattaaaagttgacTTATTTTTGAGATGTTAGAAACGAATTTCATTAATGTAccctttttgaaataattttctactTGCAAGTTCGTTCCGCTTCacaaattttatatgtttttatcagaaaattaggtttatttttaaaaaattaaaggaaccTTTAGTGCTAAAATTGTTCCATTAATtctaatataaatttgaattttgaggTGTCCCTGTCTTCAATAAAATGTCTATATTCTGAACTAGCAACatgaattttcataaaatattaaggtGTCAATATAGCTTTTTGTCTTTTGcttcttttatttcaatttttatttttggccgGAGCTGATGGCagaaactttttgtttttgttgcgTGCCAAAATGATAGAAATGagcgttaaataaaatgttcaaagAGTGTAGCAAAATACGCAACTTTATCGAATAATCTGACATATTTGTAAGTAAATGCGAGATTTGAAAGAACAacacaattaataatttaagtgTTATTATACCCTGGAGCTTTAATTTTCACCAAATTTTCCATCTCTCCAtccattttcaaatatttcaagttaATTTTCGACTTTGTCCCTAAAATAAAACCCAAATGTAAATTTGACTAATCGCatttatttcgtattttttatgtatttaaagGCAAAGGCGATAACACTGAAGTCATGTACAGGACATTTTTACAAACTTTgtctaatttacaataaatataaaattaggaTTATTCGCTAAACCGTGTTATAAAATGTACAAAATCCAGTCTTTCCAACgctcttaaataaataatatacagcCGCTATTTACATCAGAAATATACATAATTGTAAGTTTTATACTCGGACACGTCTCCGAGTTGACTATATATCACAATAAACGGCAATTGCACTATATTATGTATACATAAACAGTCAATCTACAAAATATTATCACAATTTTCTTGACATTAGGAAAACTAACCCCAGTAATAGGGTCAGATGTGGATAGCTACAGTTCGGGGGCCTTGTTGGCCGGGAGGGTTCGGGGGTTGGCCCCTCCCACTGTGCCTGTGCACGTGATGGTGCACATGGGGTGTGCGCACTGAATTATGTCTATGATTGTTCGGAACATCTGGAAGAGCATACCTGAGTTTCTCCCAGAAGAGTTTATCTCCCCATTGAAGGTAATAGTTGGTTTTTAGGTAGAGTCTTATATCCGGGTCCAGGTCTTTTTGGGGTACTTCACCGAGGAGTATCACTATAAGTCTACGTCTTCGATCGCGCAGCACTTGATGATGCGCCGATTTGAACTCGAACCGGCACCACTCCGATTTGATAAAATTGTCCGATAGAACCATGATAGTCCTTTTGGAGGACTCCACTGCTTGCACTATACTGTCCGCGAGAAACGCACCCACAGGATAGTCACGGTAGTGTAGGCACAATTTATAGTGCGGTTCTAGTGCTGGGGCCAGCACTTCGGCCACCCAACCCTCGTCTTTCGAACTGTAACTCACAAAGGCGTCGAACAATTTATCCCGATCGTCCCGATCGACATTAGAGGGTCTTTGAAATACCCGAACCCCGAACTTCGAGTGCAGCCATACCCGCACTTCTTGCCTGAACACGAACAGGACTAGCGTCAACATCACTATCACCGCGAACACAGCAAGCGTTATCACTAGAAGAGGGAGATAGTCTTGGATAATTGGTTTCTTGATTATGGTTTTGGTTGCTGTCAAGTTTCCGTTAACACTGTTATCGATACTGGCAGCACCGGTGCACTTAGTAATGTTTTGAGTTATGTAGAAACCTAGCTCTGAACTATCTGAGTAGATTTCATCACTATAATAGTCTATTTCTGTGGAGTTAAACAAACACCGCACTTTTGATATATCCTGGACTGCGTCTCCTTTGATCATCCATTCGCGTAACTTTTCCGTGAACTCACAATCACAGCTCCAAGGGTTGAAGGCTAGGGTTGCTTCAATTAGGGTGTTGGAGAGTGTCCAGATGTCCAATGTCGTGAGTCTATTATGGTCAAGCCGCAACACTTTCAAGTGTCTCAATCCTTTGAAAGTGTCATTTTCTATGGTAATCAATcggtttttttgtaaaaacacTTCTCGCAGCTCCTCCAATCCTTCGAACTCATACCCTTTGAGAGCGCTCAAACGATTCCCATCCAAATGCAACGTCTCTAATTCTTTCAGCCCATGGAAAGTTCTATTTTGTATATCTTCAATGTTTGAGTTATTGAGGAATAggatcttcaatttttttcttccgaTAAAAGCGTGGCTATTCAATGACCTTAGATCATTCCCATCAATGTACAATTGGGTGGCGTCCATTGGGATCAGATCTGGCAGTTTGTTGATGTATCCGCTATTACTGCAATCCACAACATTGGCATTCCAAGACTGGTCATGGTAGCACGTGCAATTTGTGGGACAGGTCATCTCGCAATCACAAGCATCAAAGTCGCAGCAATGGCACAATGCAAAACAGTGTGATTCATAAGTGCAGAGAAACTGATAAGGGGCAGCTTCAACTAGGGGAACATAAGTTCTTCCTCGATTGTACAGAAGCTGGCAGTAGATGCTCTCCAAATCCACAAGTTTCGGTTGAGTTCGGGCTTTGTTGACAGAATTGACCTTTTGCAGCCACTCCATGGTACAATCGCACCTGTAGGGATTGCCCCCTATATAAAACTCTGGCAAGTCTCTTTCAGGGGGCACTGCAGAGATTCTCAAAGAATTTGGATCGAGACTGGTAATTTTGTTTCCAAACAAATCAACCCTGGTCAAATTAGGCTTCTTGAAGAAGGAGTAGGACTGCACTTTGGAAATCAAATTGTCATTCAAAAAAAGCACTTCCACACTATTAGGAATGGCACTTCCTGTGATTTCAGTCAGTTTATTGGAACTAGCGTCGAAGGTGCTCAAGGATAAAGTGGACTCGATTTCAAAGTAATTTCCCAGTTCCTCGATTTGGTTGGAGTGTATGTCCAGCCAATGGAGCCTCGTAGGGATTAAAGCATAATCGAACCACTTCAGCCGGTTATCGGAGATGTTCAACCACACCAGACTCGGCAATTTCGCGAACAATCCTTCAATGTCAGTTAAATAGTTCCCGTCGAGCCGAATGGCCTGTAAATTAAGGTTGTTGTCGAAAGTGCCGGCGGTCACTTTCTGAATCTTGTTGCGTGAAAGGTTTAGGATTTTCAGCGAGGCCATTTTATCGAAGATTCCTTTGGAGATATTACCGATGTTATTTTCAGTCAATCTCAACCCGTACATGTGCTTCAAATCACTGAAAGTTTCGTTATTTATGGAATCTATGTGATTCTCCCCTAAATCCAAATTCTTCAACAAGGGAACGCTTTTGATCACCTCGGGCACTTGATGCAGcttatttccatttaaatgaaaatcttgAAGTCCTGAGCTATTTTTCaatgcctcttgatgaatccACGATATTCTGTTGTTATCCAGTGAAAGTAGGGAGAGCACGAACAAACCACTAAAGGTATCAGCCTCGATTCGGGTGAGTCTATTGTTGGTCATGATGAGCGTATGCAGATTGTACAGCgcactaaaaatgttttcaggaACACTCTCCAGGAAATTATCATTGAGCCTCAATATTTGCAAACTATAGAGATCGCGGAATACGCTTTGTTCTAGCCGAGTAATCCTGTTATAACTGACATCGAGCACAACAAGCCGCACTAGTCCTGCAAACGTTGCAGTATTGATCCACTCCGATGTTAACTCGTTATGAGATAAATCGAGCACCAACATTTGCGTGAGTTCGCTGAATAAACCAGGCGCCAGCACATTTATCGAGTTATTTTGCAGGTACATCTCCCGTAAATCTCGAGTATCTCCGAACAACTCAGGGGGCAAATTTACAAGACGATTATCCGATAACTTCAAGATATGAAGAGCTGTTAAGCCTTCCAGAGCTCTATCGGCTACCGTTGATAATCCATTACCCTGCAAATACAGCTTCTCCACTCTGTTGAGACTAGAAAATGCTCCTGATGGAAGGGAATCAATGTTGTTCCGAGATAAGTCCAGAATCTTCAAATTAGTCCCGCATTTCTCAGAAAAGCTGCTAGAGAAGTGAAAACTGGACACCTCTCTTAGACGATTTTTAGTTAAGTTCAACACCTCGAGGGCGTATAAGGGACATAAAGCCCCCTCAGGAATGCTCCACATGTTATTCTCCCCCAAATCTAATCTCTCGAGCAGGCGTAGCTCTTCAGAAAAAGCATTCGGACTTATATCTAAAGCCATAGCACTCCAGTCAGTGTTATGGGTCTTTAGGGTCAAATTTCTAAGTTCCTTTAACCCTTTGAACGCTCCATCAGAAAGATTTCCGATTTTGCAGTACTCAATGCTCAGCTCCTTTAATTCGACCAAAGACTTGAAGCTCCCAGCTTTTAATGAACTTTGGAAAAATAGTGCATCAGAACACTCAAGGCGGAGCCTCACCGTGTGTTCAGGTTGAATTTCGCTGAAATTGGTGTGCTCGAATTCACTATTGATGGTTCTGAGTCTGCACACCAACGCTACGTCATCTTCGTCGGATGATGAGTCTACTACAAGCCATTTGCACTCATCCGGTGCTTGGTAGAGTAAGGTTTTGCTCAAAGAAGCCGAAAACACCCCGAAGATGACTCCGAATAATAGGAACCACAACGGGGAAGTTGCCATTTTGCAGGTTCAAGTCACTGTTCATCCATGTGGAAGCATTCTTGGAATCACTAGCACCGTCTCACTTTGAGTCTTTCGTAGGAACCGATCATGGGTACTACTTCGCGATCTTTTGAGCGCAGAGAGCACGTGCCCTGCTGTCTCGTAACGCTATTCCTCGGGAACTGACCGGCTGAGTGAAGGCCACGAACTCTTCGGTTCTGTCGGGTACCCCCTTCCCTTTTAACGTTGTTCTTCGGTTAGTGCCAGTAGAGCCATGGTCGATGGTAAAGGTGGATGGTAGGTGTTGCCAAGTTTACGCGGATTTCTTGACAAGTATTTAAATAGAGGTTTTATATTTGACTAGGTACCAAATTTTGTTACTAAACATTTGCACGCTATACGGATATTCTTACGCCAACCTAAGAGATACGTAGTCATAGTTGGAAGAAAAGGTGGTACTACCACGAAAAAAGAAGGATCAATCTTCATTGGGGACCGTTGGTGAAACATTTCCGAATGCTTAAACTTTGACTCTCTATTTTCTTACAATGGTTTGTGGTGAACAAAGAGTGGATagtcaaaatttaagaatCGGCGCAAAACTTAGTATATcagaaatcaattttctagAAATGCTCTAAATTTGTTACTGAGCCTCGAATTACGATTACCTAATCTTAGTTTAATGACTAGCCGAAGATCAAAGACATACATATAGTCTTAAATCTGGGATTTATCTACACCTTGTTCAGTTAAGTTAAAAGAGCAAAATGGATAGTCACATTtcgcaaaaaaatgtattgaaatgGATTTTCTTATTCTTCCAAGGTTActaatttttcttccattacTGTGTATGATCAATAGCGagtcaaaggaaaaaaactgatatttaCAGTGGGAAATTTATTCTAAATAGGTATagcagaaatgaaaatttcaaaccaTACAGTTTTgttactgaaatttttataatctatTTTCCTACCATGACTACATGAAGAAAGTGGACTAGCTAGTCATAATTAACGGTTCAGTAACGAATCTTGGTGGCTCGAAATGTGGATTTCTGCTATACAAACTTTCTAACAGATCGCACATTATGATTATCGATTTTGTTACTtcgattatttattgattgtgAAGTGTATTGGAGTTGTGGTGTAATTCATAGATTTACAGAGAACATTGGAAATTTTCGTTTGTAGTTCATTTCTAAAgagtaaaaaatacatttcaaattattgcTGTTGGTTACTGGATAGTTATTATATGAGGTTCAGTAATACGCCTTTGGCGGTTTGTTGTTTCCACCtccaaaataccaaatttttaataaacctcAACTATGACCACCTAGCTTTCTACTATCACTAATCATCGAATTCACAGCAGGTAGTAATAATTTGAGAATTGCTGACGACACTGAAAgagcatatttaaaaattatcatctcccgttttattcttttttatatttaaatgtgaAACTACAACGAACGAATTTGTCTCatgagtatttgttgaaaCAGGAGGGGGCGGTCAAACCTGGAAGTTCAGTTCACAACCTTGCCGGAgcttaaaatttccatttctgcTCATAAAAGTTTCGTTTGCGAACCTCAGACCGTGGCTATTTCATGCCTTCACTCGTCGTTCCTGCTCTCCCTGAAGTTTTCGTGTTTTAACGCCTTCTCGGAGGTTTCGAAATAGGAAAGCTGCCAGAAACTTGGCAACACTGCCGTTTATTCAGGCAATTTCGTGGTTACCGCAGAGTCGGTAGCATTCACAAAAAACACCTCGCCAAACACCGACTGCAGGTTCTGTAGTTTTTCAGGCCTTACCTGCAGGTTTGGGACCTGAGCAGAATATCTGGTCCTCAGCGCAATTTTACTGCTTTAATGTGCCACTAATTTACCCATTTATGAGTGGAGATATAAATAAGTCAGAAGTGTTGAATGTAGCAccatgttttattcaaaactaGGCAAGAATTTCAAACTTGTTCTGTGAAGGTAAAACGATACTTTCCGATGCAGGACGCGATAGAACCGAAACTAACGGGAACCTATTGGTAATTTATTACTGTCCATCAGGTCATCAGCATTTAGGGTTGACAATTTACCTGCAGATGGTCAATCAGTTCGGAGAAAAATGGTGTGTTTTTTCAGGCAAAACCCTTCATTTATCTTTCGTATAATGAAGATCAGTTTAAACGGCTTATCATTTAAGAGAAATCTTCTCAATATGCGGCAGGATTTAAGTCGCgaggagaaaaaaatgattgacagtgtttgcttaaaaatttacataaatccTGCTGcagctttaatgattaaaacGATGCAAAAAGTGGTGCGACTAACGAAACGAGCTCCATATTCTACACAAACCGCGCATGTATTCTATCAAAGAGAAAGCCCTATCGCAGTAGAAATTGTTATTCCTAataaggtatttttttttcttttttaaacgaTCTTATTCCAACCGAATGCGTTTCGGTAGGAAATGGGATTATTTAGTGGCCCGGTGTGTGCCCAAATTAATTTGCCACCTTTTTAGAATTGTATCGATACAATTTGTTGGTATTGGGTGAGACAGCTGCTGACTTTCTAATTTCGGGGGTCAAAAGCGGCAAATCAAACTGTCACTTAGGTGTCTTTTGAGACCTTCCAAGGTGGGTGAATGTCCTCGAAACCCCTGTTGCGAATAAGGGAAAACAGCTGAAAACGTGTAGCAATGAGTTTGAGGTCTACATAGAAAGTCGGTGTTGTCTTGATCAAATGGTACTATGCACCcgatttttaaaggaaaatcagtgggtaaaactgaaaaattggtTCGAAGAATATAAATCTTAATACCACCTTCGACCAGTACCCCTCAAaagtttgaacattttttcttctaagCAATTTTTGCTCACACTTCGCTCTTGAACTGGTTTTCAGAGTGATGAAGTTTTAAGCTTTTTTCAagttaagtttttattattgttccaTGTGATGATTACCAGTCCGGATAACACGTTGAAACTTTTGCCATCTCGACAACACGCAGTATACCCCAAATCAGAAGACTTTTCGCATCGctatttattcattattttgtcGTTCCTGACTCTCACCTAAAATTATGTATTCTATCCGCCTCTGTTGTTACTAGCTCGAAATCcatgtttttcaaattgcagAGAATCCTTACGACGCTCAATGTACCATATGTCATTATCCTGCTGCTACTTATGATGTGCTCAATATACAGTAAGTCATTAGCGCATCATAATGTTTTTAGATCAAGCAATTCTCAGAAATTATATACGATTTTTTGCTCTCGTTCTCCATTTGAAATTATATCCAGTACTTAAGTTTCTGCTTTACTATATCtacagaataattttttaaattatagcgAATGTTTGCATCGTTCAATATACGTTAAGATATTAACTAAGGCATTGGCGTATCACGGCCTTTTAAGATCCGtctatattttttgaagccGTGTTATCACTTTGAAATTGTGTTCTGTAAATCTCTGCTTTCACTAGATTGAAATGCTTTTTTTGATTACAGGTATCGATGACTCTTGATATGTAACGAGCCGTGAGcgaattatattatttttaaccagagaacttttccaaatttcttgcttttatttttacttttttaatttttgttattaccTGCTTGCCTCCAAACGCCCTTTCTTCTACCGCACTCACTGCACGATTTTTACTCTATCCAGCAAATTCCTAGCAATCGTCAAACGTGCTATACAACTCATTGGCGTATCAACAATTAATTGTTATCTTCTTGCTACTTCATATGTTAAATAACGAAACGCATAGATATCTACTATGCTTGGATCATCCGGTGGAATGAAGAAAGCTAGACAGAAAAGAGAGAATACTCGTTTTGGATATCTACATATGTCCacaagtatttttttgtagttaaCAAGCAAAcgcatttaaattgaaatatagaACGTATTGAAAGCAATAGATCATCtagtggaaataaaaattcttaccCTAAATGTACTATATGAATATTTACTCAATATGAAAGTTGGCATTCTCAAGTCAGTAAGACAATTGCTTGATGCAAGTAGAAGTTTTAATTCAATACCAAATTTACTTAATAGAAAAGCAGTCGACACTATAACGAAGAAGTTGATTTTCCTAATTGAGGAAAATACATCATCTTACGGATATATAAATCTAACAATgctcaatattttatatttatatttagttCAAGCCTTTTTCGTTTACTGCgtaaaatcaatgaaaaaaacattagcATGGAGACTTGGAAAGCGGTGTGACAGATGTATGCATAAAGATTCAAATGATATTCTATATCATACCGATATTTGTTTATCTACTTACGGTAATAGGTGACCAATGAATGAAATATCAAGCAGCTGTAAACTAAGCATGGAAACACCGCGATGAACGTGTCTCCTGCAATCAACGACGACTTTGGCCAGGATGGTTCTCAGCATGTCCTAAATAACCGAGCCCAAGAAAATGTCTTTTGTCTTTTGCTTGATATATGGCCgaataaatttttgtgttcAATAGCTCCCGGGTTTAAAGACATCCCATTAATGGTTATTTAGCTTTTGTCCGGACTGGACTTTTTCTGTTTGGGCCGCACGGTTACATGACAGTAAATTTTTGGCTACTTAGCGGAATTTTTTCGCTCACTCGCTTTATATGGCCGCATTTTAAACCTGCCTCCATATTTTAATCGTGCCGTTACGTTAATGCTTATTcaaaataagaatttataGGGCAGTATATTAAAGTTTACGGGACGAATAAATCGTTGATTGTTTCCAGGCGATTTGTCCCCCCGctcaaaattcaaatgaataCTCAACAAGGACGATGGTCAATGTATTATTCACACCTAATTTATAAACAGTTGTTTTGACTCGATCAGAGCgtcattaataattattattgatgaaCTGCATTTTTGATGTCCCCACTCGATACCGCACTCCCACACCATCTTCGTTTGAATTAATTggccatttatttttctctccTCTCTATGTATTGCCGTATTTGGTCATCTAATCAACGTACGCTGTAACGATAAtcacttccaagaaaaaccacaacgtttttcccaaaatcatgttttacaatttaataaacCCCGGCATTATTCACATTTTGACACGGGACAAACGTTGAAAAATCACCCTTGAACAGTAAATCACGAATTGACCACTGGGCGTACCTGACTTCCCATATTGCCTTTGATGTGGCAGAACCCAAGGGTTTACCTGTCTTTGAACAATGTTCGAAAAGCAATCAGTGTCTTTTAAGAAAGTCATTTGTGATCCGATGGGTTGTAAATCTATTCGAATGAAAGGCGGCGTTTGTCTGAAACATCAAAGTTTTTAGTGAAGATCGTCGGTTCCACTGTTAAgtgaaatttgtaataaataaacaattagcAAAGGGgtgtaaaataattgaaaaattgctgcATCTAAGAATCTTCGTTACAATTGCAGAAGTTTTCcgtaacatgaaaattttgaagcaaatAATGGTTAGAACCGAAAAAAgcagatattaaaaaaataatttttaaaaaattccgcGGTCTAAAAGCATTGTTATAGCTAAAATGACACGTTGCACAATGACTTTTGTAAGGGCTCTGTgatgtaatttgaaaatcatgCAATTGAAGCCACTAAGAATTGGGGTATACATGTTACAATTTTCTGTGTGTAAGAACCTGCCAAtcaactaaaaaatgaaagaaagaAACTGGAAACTTCCTGGATCTTCGCTGGTGATGATATGGACGGATCCCGTAGATACACTAAAAACAGAGGCATATTGGTGGCAAGTTGGAATTCAGATTCAGTGGAAAGTTAGTAATAtttgagtaaatttttgtttggtttgattagcaaattgaaaaattttcagaaattttcgaCGTTtgagtaaaataattaataaattaacattttgcgCAAAGTAGTCTTGATCAAGAACTAAACTTGACTCATTTCACactcataaaaatttcacttccTGTAAAAGAGTCGTTCGATTTCATTCATATTCCTTCACCTTTTGTTCAAAAGctgtaacaaaataaaaatataagatacctttaaatgtattttgttGGGTTTGTATAACTAAATCagcaaaatgtaattttatttcattaaaaaaaaaatgcttaaaaatatatgaacaaattaatagtaaaagtTTTATATCGTAAAACAAATTCTTAATTTGAGGAAGAGCAATATTGTACCACACGCAAATTTGAGGTAGGTGCCAACCAAAATAGGagatgcaatttttgaaaacagctGGGTCCTACGAAACTGTGATCCGCCAATAGCGTACTGTATATTAGCCGGTCTAGGTTCCCACCAATTTCATTTGCACTAAAAACCACATAACCCTAGATCCGATACTGGATATTGGCTATTTTGACGTTAGTGAACAATTACGTTGAGGGGCACAAagtaaaatgttttcttatATAACCACGGGTGAATATGCTAATATCTTGCCCAATCAGatagtttccattaaaatgtcGAAATTTAAGCAGTGCATTCACCAATTTCACC includes these proteins:
- the Tollo gene encoding toll-like receptor Tollo — translated: MATSPLWFLLFGVIFGVFSASLSKTLLYQAPDECKWLVVDSSSDEDDVALVCRLRTINSEFEHTNFSEIQPEHTVRLRLECSDALFFQSSLKAGSFKSLVELKELSIEYCKIGNLSDGAFKGLKELRNLTLKTHNTDWSAMALDISPNAFSEELRLLERLDLGENNMWSIPEGALCPLYALEVLNLTKNRLREVSSFHFSSSFSEKCGTNLKILDLSRNNIDSLPSGAFSSLNRVEKLYLQGNGLSTVADRALEGLTALHILKLSDNRLVNLPPELFGDTRDLREMYLQNNSINVLAPGLFSELTQMLVLDLSHNELTSEWINTATFAGLVRLVVLDVSYNRITRLEQSVFRDLYSLQILRLNDNFLESVPENIFSALYNLHTLIMTNNRLTRIEADTFSGLFVLSLLSLDNNRISWIHQEALKNSSGLQDFHLNGNKLHQVPEVIKSVPLLKNLDLGENHIDSINNETFSDLKHMYGLRLTENNIGNISKGIFDKMASLKILNLSRNKIQKVTAGTFDNNLNLQAIRLDGNYLTDIEGLFAKLPSLVWLNISDNRLKWFDYALIPTRLHWLDIHSNQIEELGNYFEIESTLSLSTFDASSNKLTEITGSAIPNSVEVLFLNDNLISKVQSYSFFKKPNLTRVDLFGNKITSLDPNSLRISAVPPERDLPEFYIGGNPYRCDCTMEWLQKVNSVNKARTQPKLVDLESIYCQLLYNRGRTYVPLVEAAPYQFLCTYESHCFALCHCCDFDACDCEMTCPTNCTCYHDQSWNANVVDCSNSGYINKLPDLIPMDATQLYIDGNDLRSLNSHAFIGRKKLKILFLNNSNIEDIQNRTFHGLKELETLHLDGNRLSALKGYEFEGLEELREVFLQKNRLITIENDTFKGLRHLKVLRLDHNRLTTLDIWTLSNTLIEATLAFNPWSCDCEFTEKLREWMIKGDAVQDISKVRCLFNSTEIDYYSDEIYSDSSELGFYITQNITKCTGAASIDNSVNGNLTATKTIIKKPIIQDYLPLLVITLAVFAVIVMLTLVLFVFRQEVRVWLHSKFGVRVFQRPSNVDRDDRDKLFDAFVSYSSKDEGWVAEVLAPALEPHYKLCLHYRDYPVGAFLADSIVQAVESSKRTIMVLSDNFIKSEWCRFEFKSAHHQVLRDRRRRLIVILLGEVPQKDLDPDIRLYLKTNYYLQWGDKLFWEKLRYALPDVPNNHRHNSVRTPHVHHHVHRHSGRGQPPNPPGQQGPRTVAIHI